One genomic window of Helicobacter canis includes the following:
- a CDS encoding transglycosylase domain-containing protein has product MIKKAFFSLVILTSLVGVSYIVLLYKDLSTDIDKVKHYTPKLASQIYDRKNRLIANVFDTEFRFYAKFDEIPPRMIEALLAIEDTLFFEHSGINYDAIIRAMIKNIKSGRFGEGGSTLTQQLVKNVILTRERTFSRKIKEALLTIQVERVLSKEQILEIYLNEVFFGHGYHGVKTAAMGYFKKPLSMLSLKEIAMLVGLPNAPSVYDPTKRIDFSLARANDVIRRMYDLGWISKEYAQAALAEVPVVYNQTLTQNIAPYVTDFALRQLSNIKDIKTGGYTIKLNIDLEYQALAQQALINGYNGIQERLQKVSKNANAQEQDEQSKTDTFNGAMVVTDTRTGKILALVGGVDFAKSPFNRATDANRQIGSSVKPFIYQIALDKGYSTATKVPDAARDFDGYRAGNVDKSFRGLITLQEALMFSRNLATLNIVQLVGFSAIYNGLLEYGFKDLNTDMTIAIGSLNATPLMLARAYSIFSNYGTRVDPILIDSVIDINGNVFTYDTQQTTITSPEQAFLGISIMREVVANGTGRRARVNGIEVAGKTGTTNNNVDFWFCGFTPDVQAIVWFGRDDSKPIGQYESAGLVTAPVFAEFIGNVLRLDPAQRKKFVVPENVSSKMLDKYKFYYTTTSPLPSASSAPTEQNLW; this is encoded by the coding sequence ATGATTAAAAAAGCTTTTTTCTCTCTTGTTATTCTTACAAGTCTTGTTGGAGTCTCTTATATTGTGCTTTTGTATAAGGACTTAAGCACTGACATTGACAAGGTCAAGCACTATACCCCCAAGCTTGCAAGCCAGATCTATGATAGGAAAAACCGCCTAATAGCCAATGTCTTTGACACAGAGTTTCGATTCTATGCGAAGTTTGATGAGATCCCGCCGCGTATGATAGAAGCACTGCTTGCCATAGAAGATACGCTATTTTTCGAGCATAGTGGGATCAATTATGATGCCATTATCCGCGCGATGATTAAAAATATCAAAAGTGGTCGTTTTGGCGAGGGGGGTAGCACGCTTACCCAGCAGCTTGTCAAAAATGTCATACTCACACGCGAGCGCACCTTTAGCCGTAAGATCAAAGAAGCCCTGCTCACAATCCAAGTCGAGCGTGTGCTAAGCAAAGAGCAGATTTTAGAGATTTATTTAAATGAAGTGTTTTTCGGGCACGGCTATCACGGCGTGAAAACCGCTGCTATGGGGTATTTCAAAAAGCCTTTATCTATGCTAAGTCTTAAAGAAATCGCTATGCTAGTAGGGCTGCCCAATGCCCCTAGCGTGTATGATCCCACAAAGCGCATAGATTTTTCACTAGCGCGTGCAAATGATGTGATCCGTAGAATGTATGACTTAGGCTGGATCTCTAAGGAATACGCCCAAGCCGCACTTGCAGAAGTGCCTGTTGTGTATAATCAAACCTTGACGCAAAATATCGCACCCTATGTTACGGATTTCGCGCTTCGCCAGCTTAGTAATATCAAAGATATTAAAACCGGTGGCTATACCATTAAGCTTAATATCGATTTAGAATACCAAGCCCTAGCCCAGCAAGCCCTAATCAATGGCTACAACGGCATACAAGAGCGATTGCAAAAAGTCTCCAAAAATGCTAACGCGCAAGAGCAAGATGAGCAGAGCAAAACAGATACATTTAATGGTGCGATGGTCGTTACTGATACGCGCACGGGCAAGATTCTAGCCCTTGTGGGTGGCGTGGATTTTGCCAAAAGCCCCTTTAATCGCGCCACCGATGCAAACCGCCAAATCGGCAGCAGTGTCAAGCCATTTATCTACCAAATAGCCCTTGACAAAGGCTACTCCACCGCGACAAAAGTCCCAGATGCAGCAAGGGATTTTGATGGCTATCGCGCGGGCAATGTCGATAAATCTTTCCGTGGGCTTATCACCTTGCAAGAGGCATTGATGTTCTCACGCAATCTTGCCACACTTAATATCGTGCAGCTTGTGGGGTTTAGCGCGATTTATAACGGCTTGCTTGAGTATGGGTTTAAAGATCTAAACACAGATATGACAATCGCCATTGGTAGCTTGAATGCCACGCCACTTATGCTAGCGCGTGCCTACTCGATATTTTCAAACTATGGCACGCGCGTGGATCCTATCTTGATCGATAGTGTGATTGATATAAACGGCAATGTTTTTACCTATGATACACAGCAGACAACTATAACTTCGCCTGAACAGGCGTTTTTGGGTATATCAATTATGCGCGAGGTGGTGGCAAATGGCACAGGCAGGCGTGCAAGAGTCAATGGCATAGAAGTCGCAGGCAAGACAGGCACGACCAACAACAATGTAGATTTTTGGTTTTGCGGTTTTACACCAGATGTGCAAGCTATCGTGTGGTTTGGACGAGATGATTCTAAGCCCATAGGGCAGTATGAGAGCGCAGGGCTTGTAACAGCACCGGTGTTTGCGGAGTTTATAGGCAATGTCTTGCGGCTTGATCCCGCCCAGCGCAAGAAGTTTGTCGTGCCAGAGAATGTCAGCTCAAAAATGCTTGATAAGTATAAATTCTACTACACGACAACCTCTCCGCTTCCTAGCGCATCAAGCGCGCCTACTGAGCAGAATCTATGGTGA